In Phytoactinopolyspora mesophila, the following are encoded in one genomic region:
- a CDS encoding DUF2877 domain-containing protein → MLHSTMTPGQDAPGIRWLTAAAGSALTPLLRGPRRNGEVVARTTDMVAVHVTGAEPALVCVTNTRAARLPCAMIVDTPLPAATVGTPAAIGNGRLRLPTAVVSVARWWPARAPHVFDAALCVRRAARCPRPDLDELVRQAAALLTDGLSTDRHRLGDAVDALLGLGPGLTPAGDDVLAGALTTLRAVHSRRADELTAAIEAAAPLSRTTTVSAGLLAYAAQGRCVPELAALLAALESPGGDVQSAHRDLLTVGHTSGSALYAGVLCALLRADHPMSDRRPAL, encoded by the coding sequence ATGCTGCATTCCACGATGACGCCAGGGCAGGACGCACCTGGGATACGGTGGCTCACCGCTGCCGCCGGTTCGGCTCTCACCCCGCTCTTGCGCGGGCCACGTCGCAACGGCGAGGTGGTGGCCCGCACCACGGACATGGTGGCCGTGCACGTCACCGGGGCCGAACCAGCACTTGTCTGCGTGACCAACACCAGGGCCGCCCGGCTGCCGTGCGCCATGATCGTCGACACCCCCTTGCCGGCGGCCACCGTCGGCACCCCGGCGGCGATCGGCAATGGCCGACTCCGGCTGCCCACCGCCGTGGTCAGTGTCGCGCGGTGGTGGCCGGCCAGGGCACCACACGTGTTCGACGCGGCCCTGTGCGTGCGCCGTGCCGCCCGATGCCCACGACCCGACCTCGACGAACTCGTGCGCCAAGCGGCAGCCCTGCTCACCGACGGGCTGTCCACCGACCGGCACCGCCTGGGCGATGCCGTCGACGCGCTCCTGGGCCTCGGCCCCGGTCTCACACCGGCCGGTGACGACGTCTTGGCCGGGGCTCTGACGACGCTGCGGGCCGTCCACAGCCGGCGGGCCGACGAGCTCACGGCCGCGATCGAAGCCGCCGCTCCGTTGTCCCGCACCACCACGGTGTCCGCGGGCCTGCTCGCCTACGCCGCTCAGGGACGGTGTGTACCGGAACTCGCCGCCCTGCTCGCGGCTCTCGAATCTCCCGGTGGAGACGTGCAGTCCGCCCACCGAGACCTGCTGACCGTCGGACACACATCCGGTTCGGCGCTCTACGCAGGTGTCCTCTGCGCGCTCTTGCGCGCCGACCACCCAATGTCCGATCGGAGACCGGCGCTTTGA
- a CDS encoding PucR family transcriptional regulator, whose amino-acid sequence MGNVANDQGDPSPELPAGAPVKVLPPATVPGLTVRKAMEMPALAGARLVAGAGGLDRIVRRANIMEVPDILPWVKPHELLLTTGYPLRNTPQGFSALVGDLNEQGLAAIGVKLHRYLDRLPEQMVEEADRLDLPLLLLPDAVGFDDILNQVLTGVLNRQTVELERSWEIHHALLSVVLEGGGLGELADKASAVLGVAVFVTTSDGRVLAEGGAPDDLSGWRSSACFDQTGRFRTEYEPGGVHAHPDVPGQHAVVPVVAGRVDHGRIVAFAGDRELDEGDVNVLERTATVAALAVNKQLAVTAVEGKYRGDFLRDMLAGRAGEREQIVAHCEVLGWDVARELVVVVAELDPGVGSAPMTGLELRPAQERFTTAWQTVVGRRDHAAPVVGFAQEVVALLPVPQTADVDALVRDVVRGVSGDGGGGRRSFSTGVSRVLDDPERLPAAYEQARRAVYVGRQMNGSGSVAHFDALRSFRLISLIEDQDELRGFVKESLRELAAEDDPEMADLRHTLKVLLDTNLNVAEAARILHFHYNTLRYRIGKLERMVGAFTTDPELRLDLALALKVLQMRGLS is encoded by the coding sequence ATGGGAAATGTTGCCAACGATCAGGGCGATCCTTCGCCGGAGTTGCCAGCCGGTGCACCCGTCAAGGTCCTGCCACCGGCTACGGTGCCCGGCCTGACCGTGCGCAAGGCGATGGAGATGCCTGCTCTGGCCGGCGCCCGGCTGGTGGCCGGTGCCGGTGGGCTGGACCGGATCGTGCGGCGGGCCAACATCATGGAGGTCCCGGACATCCTGCCGTGGGTCAAACCGCACGAACTGCTGCTGACCACGGGCTACCCGCTGCGCAACACCCCGCAGGGATTCTCGGCCCTGGTGGGCGACCTCAACGAGCAAGGGCTGGCCGCCATCGGGGTCAAGTTGCACCGATATCTCGACCGGCTGCCGGAGCAGATGGTCGAGGAGGCCGACCGGCTCGACCTGCCGCTGTTGCTGCTGCCGGACGCGGTCGGTTTCGACGACATCCTGAACCAGGTGCTCACGGGCGTGCTCAACCGGCAGACCGTGGAGCTCGAGCGGTCCTGGGAGATCCACCACGCTCTGCTGTCGGTGGTGCTTGAGGGCGGCGGGCTCGGCGAGCTGGCGGACAAGGCGTCCGCCGTGCTGGGGGTAGCGGTGTTCGTTACCACCTCCGACGGCCGGGTCCTGGCTGAGGGTGGCGCCCCGGACGACCTCAGTGGGTGGCGCTCGTCCGCCTGCTTCGACCAGACAGGGCGATTCCGCACCGAGTACGAGCCGGGAGGGGTACACGCTCACCCGGACGTCCCTGGCCAGCACGCAGTGGTGCCCGTGGTCGCGGGGCGCGTCGATCACGGGCGCATCGTCGCTTTCGCCGGGGATCGTGAGCTGGACGAGGGCGACGTGAATGTCCTCGAGCGCACCGCCACCGTCGCCGCGCTGGCGGTGAACAAGCAGCTCGCGGTGACGGCGGTGGAGGGCAAGTACCGAGGCGACTTCCTCCGCGACATGTTGGCCGGCCGGGCGGGCGAACGCGAGCAGATCGTTGCCCACTGCGAGGTTCTGGGCTGGGACGTCGCTCGTGAGCTGGTTGTGGTGGTGGCCGAACTCGATCCCGGCGTCGGTTCGGCGCCCATGACGGGTTTGGAGCTCAGACCGGCTCAGGAGCGTTTTACAACGGCCTGGCAGACGGTAGTCGGACGACGCGACCACGCCGCACCGGTTGTGGGATTCGCGCAGGAGGTCGTCGCGCTCTTGCCGGTGCCGCAAACCGCGGACGTCGACGCTCTGGTGCGAGACGTCGTCCGCGGTGTCTCGGGGGACGGCGGAGGTGGCCGGCGCTCCTTCTCTACCGGCGTCAGCCGGGTACTCGACGATCCCGAACGGCTACCGGCCGCGTACGAGCAGGCTCGGCGCGCGGTGTACGTCGGCCGGCAGATGAACGGGTCCGGATCCGTGGCGCACTTCGATGCTCTGAGGTCGTTCCGTCTCATCAGCCTGATCGAGGATCAGGACGAACTCCGCGGGTTCGTCAAGGAGAGCTTGCGTGAGCTGGCCGCCGAGGACGATCCAGAGATGGCCGACCTGCGACACACCCTGAAAGTGCTGCTCGATAC